A single region of the Neomonachus schauinslandi chromosome 3, ASM220157v2, whole genome shotgun sequence genome encodes:
- the NEMP2 gene encoding nuclear envelope integral membrane protein 2 — protein MRPPPGRWWLLLWLPPLSTLPAGAVRGEEEAAAALSVPRCKALKEMDFIKTSNSDCYCYNQNSQVEWKYMWSTIQVKITSSGLLNIVYITERHNCQYPETVLSFIKCMIHNFWTPKESNEITIIINPYGETMCFSVKPVRKIFVYTISVNRNIVDFKLFLVFVAGIFLFFYAKTLSQSPIFFYSSGTVLGVLMTLVFVLLLVKRFIPKYSTFGALMVGCWFASVYVVCRLMEDLKWQWHENRIYILGYVLMVGFLSFALCYKHGPLVDERNVNLLTWTLRLLALLLIYCGVTVPQYSYALMILILSSRSLRYPLKAFSYMRWKMKKWFTSEKLVVKYLTEDEYREQADMETNSALEGLRHACRRPDFPAWLVVSRLQAPNKFADFVLGGSHLSPEEISLHEEQYGFGGAFLEEQLFNLRTA, from the exons ATGCGGCCGCCCCCGGGGCGGTGGTGGCTGCTGCTGTGGCTGCCGCCATTGTCCACACTGCCCGCAGGCGCTGTGCGCGgagaggaggaggcggcggcggcgttGTCAG TTCCAAGGTGTAAAGCTCTGAAGGAAATGGATTTTATTAAAACTTCTAACTCAGACTGTTATTGCTACAATCAAAATTCCCAAGTGGAGTGGAAATACATGTGGTCAACTATACAG gtgaaaatTACCAGTTCAGGCCTGCTCAATATTGTATATATCACAGAAAGACATAATTGTCAGTATCCAGAAACCGTTCTATCTTTTATCAAATGTATGATTCATAATTTTTGGACACCAAAGGAGTCTAATGAAATAACCATAATCATCAATCCATATGGAGAGACCATGTGCTTTTCTGTGAAGCCTGTCAGGAAGATATTTGTCTATACAATTAGTGTGAATCGAAACA TTGTAGATTTCAAACTCTTCCTTGTGTTTGTGGCaggcattttcctcttcttttatgCAAAGACGTTGAGTCA AAGTcctattttcttttactcttctgGGACCGTGCTAGGTGTTCTAATGACCTTAGTCTTTGTCCTGCTGCTGGTGAAAAGGTTTATTCCTAAG TATAGCACCTTTGGGGCTCTAATGGTTGGTTGTTGGTTTGCTTCAGTTTATGTTGTGTGCCGATTGATGGAGGATCTGAAGTGGCAATGGCatgaaaacagaatatatatattag GCTATGTCCTAATGGTGGGATTTCTCAGCTTTGCTCTTTGTTACAAACACGGACCCCTTGTTGACGAAAGGAATGTAAATCTTCTGACGTGGACACTGCGGCTCCTCGCCCTGCTCCTGATCTATTGTGGGGTCACCGTGCCCCAGTACTCATATGCACTTATGATCCTCATCCTGTCCTCCAGGAGTCTGCGCTACCCATTGAAAGCATTCAGTTATATGAGGTG gaaaatgaagaaatggtttACATCAGAAAAGCTGGTGGTTAAGTATCTTACTGAAGACGAGTACAGGGAACAGGCGGATATGGAAACGAACAGTGCCCTGGAGGGGCTGCGCCACGCCTGCCGCAGGCCTGACTTCCCCGCGTGGTTGGTCGTCTCCAGACTCCAGGCTCCCAACAA atTTGCAGACTTTGTTCTTGGAGGAAGCCACTTATCACCTGAAGAAATTAGCCTTCATGAAGAGCAATATGGCTTTGGGGGTGCCTTCTTGGAAGAGCAGCTGTTTAACCTGAGGACTGCCTAA